One Spirochaeta cellobiosiphila DSM 17781 DNA window includes the following coding sequences:
- a CDS encoding integrase core domain-containing protein, which translates to MLTCNYEWLELNIFKSIYHAQELATRWMWIYNNERPHSFLGGITPRMVLNNSTNYSC; encoded by the coding sequence ATGCTTACATGCAATTATGAATGGCTAGAGTTGAATATTTTCAAATCTATCTATCATGCACAAGAACTTGCGACAAGATGGATGTGGATATACAATAACGAAAGACCTCATTCGTTTTTGGGCGGCATTACCCCTAGAATGGTTTTAAATAATTCTACAAATTACTCCTGTTAA